A single genomic interval of Tsukamurella paurometabola harbors:
- a CDS encoding ABC transporter ATP-binding protein — protein sequence MRVEYSGVSVELGERRIIENLSLTAETGDFIGVVGPNGSGKSTLVRCVYRALTPASGTVAVDGRDVRAVALAENARQVAAVMQHAPFDIGFTAREIVETGRLPHRRRGVSLAAHRRAVDGALAAAGASDLARRDFGTLSGGEAQRVLIARAFAQEPRVLVLDEPTNHLDVRHQFAVLSAARDLGVTVIAVLHDLNLAAQYCDRLYVLSEGVLACSGTPAEIVTPAVLRRYFGIGAHVVPHPRLGVPQVIFDSGLTEGT from the coding sequence ATGCGGGTCGAATACAGCGGCGTGTCCGTCGAGCTGGGCGAACGACGGATCATCGAGAACCTGAGCCTCACGGCGGAGACCGGCGATTTCATCGGCGTCGTCGGCCCCAACGGGAGCGGCAAATCCACCCTGGTCCGCTGCGTCTACCGCGCACTGACCCCGGCGAGCGGCACCGTCGCCGTCGACGGGCGGGACGTCAGGGCCGTGGCGCTCGCGGAGAACGCGCGACAGGTGGCGGCGGTGATGCAGCACGCCCCCTTCGACATCGGCTTCACCGCGCGGGAGATCGTCGAGACCGGGCGCCTGCCGCACCGCCGACGGGGCGTGTCGCTCGCCGCGCACCGCCGCGCCGTCGACGGTGCGCTCGCCGCGGCGGGCGCCTCCGACCTCGCGCGGCGGGACTTCGGCACCCTCTCCGGCGGCGAGGCGCAGCGGGTGCTCATCGCGCGTGCGTTCGCGCAGGAACCGCGGGTCCTGGTCCTCGACGAGCCCACCAACCACCTCGACGTGCGGCACCAGTTCGCGGTGCTCAGCGCTGCCCGCGACCTGGGCGTCACCGTCATCGCGGTGCTGCACGACCTCAACCTCGCGGCGCAGTACTGCGACCGCCTGTACGTGCTGTCCGAGGGCGTTCTCGCCTGCTCCGGTACGCCGGCGGAGATCGTCACGCCCGCGGTGCTCCGGCGGTACTTCGGTATCGGGGCGCACGTCGTGCCCCACCCCCGCCTGGGAGTCCCCCAGGTGATCTTCGACAGCGGTCTGACGGAAGGGACCTGA
- a CDS encoding type III polyketide synthase, whose translation MDTTGEGTVAPVLPAPGTWLGAPPAPPTSVAVIESLATGSPEQVHDQAGSAERVAARFDDPQQAERIRRVYAKTRVAERHLAIDPLTPEFAEFSTRPDTVRERMDLFYEHAAPLAIDTARRALGMGTEHAVDPADIGQLVFVTSTGFLAPGVDVAVIRALGLAPQTSRVVINFMGCAAAMNALRVSTDYVRAHPDRKSLMICLELSSVNAVFSGDPNDVVISSLFADGCGAALIGASEVGHPLPAGRIVVRDTFTHLLDGAEDGIVLGVNANGITCELAESLPRYIVNGVAPVVDAVLHRNDLSREAVAHWAIHPGGPKIIESAAAALGLPDEASRTSWDVLAAHGNMLSVSLLFVLERLLAQVSDGASGRPDGTPTTGMAFSFAPGVTVEGFLFDVVTGDRPGE comes from the coding sequence ATGGATACCACCGGAGAGGGCACCGTCGCCCCCGTCCTTCCCGCACCCGGGACCTGGCTGGGCGCTCCGCCGGCGCCCCCGACCTCGGTCGCGGTGATCGAGTCCCTCGCCACGGGTTCACCCGAGCAGGTCCACGACCAGGCCGGGTCCGCCGAACGCGTCGCCGCGCGGTTCGACGATCCGCAGCAGGCCGAGCGGATCCGCCGGGTCTACGCCAAGACGCGGGTGGCCGAGCGGCACCTCGCGATCGACCCGCTCACCCCGGAGTTCGCGGAGTTCAGCACCCGCCCGGACACCGTCCGCGAGCGCATGGACCTGTTCTACGAGCACGCCGCGCCGCTCGCGATCGACACCGCCCGCCGCGCCCTCGGCATGGGCACCGAGCACGCGGTCGACCCCGCCGACATCGGCCAGCTGGTCTTCGTCACCAGCACCGGCTTCCTCGCCCCGGGAGTCGACGTCGCGGTGATCCGCGCGCTCGGCCTGGCACCGCAGACCAGCCGGGTGGTCATCAACTTCATGGGCTGCGCCGCCGCGATGAACGCGCTGCGCGTGTCCACCGACTACGTGCGCGCCCACCCGGACCGCAAGTCGCTCATGATCTGCCTGGAGCTGAGCTCGGTGAACGCCGTCTTCTCCGGCGACCCGAACGACGTGGTGATCTCCAGCCTGTTCGCCGACGGCTGCGGTGCCGCGCTCATCGGCGCGAGCGAGGTCGGGCATCCGCTGCCGGCCGGCCGGATCGTCGTGCGCGACACGTTCACCCATCTGCTCGACGGTGCCGAGGACGGGATCGTGCTCGGGGTCAACGCGAACGGCATCACGTGCGAGCTCGCGGAGTCCCTGCCGCGGTACATCGTGAACGGCGTGGCGCCGGTGGTCGACGCGGTGCTGCACCGCAACGACCTGAGCCGGGAGGCCGTCGCGCACTGGGCGATCCACCCCGGTGGCCCGAAGATCATCGAGTCCGCGGCCGCGGCACTGGGCCTGCCGGACGAGGCCTCGCGCACCAGCTGGGACGTCCTCGCCGCGCACGGCAACATGCTCAGCGTCTCACTGCTGTTCGTCCTCGAGCGCCTCCTGGCGCAGGTGTCCGACGGTGCCTCCGGTCGGCCCGACGGGACGCCGACCACCGGTATGGCGTTCTCCTTCGCCCCTGGCGTGACCGTGGAGGGCTTCCTGTTCGACGTCGTCACCGGCGACCGGCCCGGCGAATGA
- a CDS encoding 3-methyladenine DNA glycosylase, with protein MRTLSDGQWEPLAAAHRARLEPFVAAHRDRSARGEKHPVWDFLFTYYGHRPAHLLRWHPGLGTELDGPRAAREYGGVRGYEVAGTRVTRDPAVLVKRAGTAAYVARLLEATASRAPVFGCFGLHEWAMVYREADRARHPVPLRLGADGTDDVVRAGALRCTHYDAYRFFTPDAAPRNATVLTRESQVGSEQPGCLHAGMDLYKWAFKLTPGAPSDLVADAFDLARDARELDMRASPYDLSDYGFRPVAIETPEGRREYVRQQAALAERAAPIRERLLAVVRSWPGARPADDMSASPA; from the coding sequence ATCCGCACCCTGAGCGACGGGCAGTGGGAGCCCCTCGCGGCCGCCCACCGCGCCCGGCTGGAGCCGTTCGTCGCCGCGCACCGGGACCGCTCGGCGCGCGGGGAGAAGCACCCGGTGTGGGATTTCCTGTTCACCTACTACGGCCACCGGCCCGCGCATCTGCTGCGCTGGCACCCGGGGCTCGGCACCGAGCTCGACGGTCCGCGCGCCGCTCGGGAGTACGGCGGAGTCCGGGGCTACGAGGTCGCCGGGACACGCGTGACCCGGGATCCCGCCGTTCTCGTCAAGCGCGCCGGGACGGCCGCGTACGTGGCCCGGCTGCTGGAGGCCACCGCCTCCCGGGCCCCGGTGTTCGGCTGCTTCGGCCTGCACGAGTGGGCGATGGTCTACCGCGAGGCGGACCGGGCCCGGCATCCGGTGCCGCTGCGCCTCGGCGCGGACGGCACCGACGACGTGGTCCGCGCCGGCGCGCTGCGCTGCACGCACTACGACGCGTACCGCTTCTTCACCCCCGACGCGGCGCCGCGCAACGCGACCGTGCTCACCCGGGAGTCCCAGGTCGGCTCGGAACAGCCGGGGTGTCTGCACGCCGGGATGGACCTCTACAAGTGGGCCTTCAAGCTCACGCCGGGCGCACCGTCGGACCTGGTGGCGGACGCGTTCGACCTGGCCCGGGACGCACGGGAACTGGACATGCGGGCGAGCCCGTACGACCTTTCCGACTACGGATTCCGGCCCGTGGCCATCGAGACGCCCGAGGGCCGGCGCGAGTACGTGCGGCAGCAGGCCGCGCTCGCGGAGCGGGCGGCACCGATCCGTGAGCGGCTGCTCGCCGTCGTCCGGTCCTGGCCCGGCGCGCGGCCCGCCGACGATATGTCCGCATCCCCCGCCTAG
- a CDS encoding fatty acid desaturase, producing MGREPGPGGGPQLSNVWVYKGRAYDLSEWINKHPGGEFFIGRSKNRDITSIIGSYHANPEKIEKMLERFALDRDARVEDVHPKNNAPAFLFKDGFDSWRDTPRYRFDDPKDLLHAVKARLREPAMRARVQRMDRWFNIVAAALAVAYVAVIATRLGVPSWMPIWLFVVLMVVLRSSLAGFGHYAIHRAQKGATKVLVNAFDINYVALSFVTADGHALLHHPHTQSEVDIKKNVFTMMMDIPRWYRIPIHTLHKFGHTATGMTMRLFEIVKLTRQVGVADMYGSLRGALPHFIGAFAMRALLIGEFFLFLLLGDVWAWVAQFVAVLWVSTFLVVASHDFETDVEELPEPDTEDWAVNQLNQAYDLWISGNRYVDCFLSAGLSSHRVHHVLPYQRSGFANIATEDLMAEEAAKFGVEWLPRRSFFFDRLPDQVRTFLGSKARPAQEQGHGFFREHFSPQALKTSGSYVVAGFTGIGTV from the coding sequence CTGGGCCGCGAGCCGGGCCCCGGAGGCGGACCACAGTTGTCCAATGTGTGGGTTTACAAGGGCCGCGCCTACGACCTCTCGGAATGGATCAACAAACACCCCGGCGGAGAATTCTTCATCGGCCGGTCCAAGAATCGCGACATCACGTCGATCATCGGTTCCTATCACGCGAATCCCGAGAAGATCGAGAAGATGCTGGAACGGTTCGCGCTGGATCGCGACGCCCGTGTCGAGGACGTGCACCCGAAGAACAATGCGCCGGCGTTCCTCTTCAAGGATGGATTCGACAGTTGGCGCGACACCCCGCGCTACCGGTTCGACGATCCGAAGGACCTGCTGCACGCGGTGAAGGCCCGGCTGCGCGAGCCCGCGATGCGGGCGCGCGTCCAGCGGATGGACCGCTGGTTCAACATCGTCGCCGCAGCCCTGGCCGTGGCGTACGTCGCGGTGATCGCCACGCGGCTCGGCGTCCCGTCCTGGATGCCGATCTGGCTGTTCGTCGTGCTCATGGTGGTCCTGCGCAGCTCGCTCGCGGGATTCGGGCACTACGCGATCCACCGCGCGCAGAAGGGCGCGACGAAGGTGCTGGTGAACGCCTTCGACATCAACTACGTCGCACTGTCGTTCGTCACTGCCGACGGGCACGCGCTGCTGCACCACCCGCACACCCAGAGCGAGGTGGACATCAAGAAGAACGTCTTCACCATGATGATGGACATCCCGCGCTGGTACCGGATCCCGATCCACACGCTGCACAAGTTCGGGCACACCGCCACGGGCATGACGATGCGCCTGTTCGAGATCGTCAAGCTCACCCGCCAGGTGGGCGTCGCCGACATGTACGGCTCGCTGCGCGGCGCCCTCCCCCACTTCATCGGCGCCTTCGCCATGCGCGCCCTCCTGATCGGCGAGTTCTTCCTGTTCCTCCTGCTCGGCGACGTCTGGGCGTGGGTCGCGCAGTTCGTCGCCGTGCTCTGGGTGAGCACCTTCCTGGTGGTCGCGAGCCACGACTTCGAGACCGACGTGGAGGAGCTCCCCGAGCCCGACACCGAGGACTGGGCCGTGAACCAGCTCAACCAGGCCTACGACCTGTGGATCTCGGGCAACCGCTACGTCGACTGCTTCCTGTCCGCGGGCCTGTCCAGCCACCGCGTGCACCACGTGCTGCCCTACCAGCGCAGCGGCTTCGCCAACATCGCGACCGAGGACCTCATGGCCGAGGAGGCGGCGAAGTTCGGGGTCGAGTGGCTGCCGCGCCGCAGCTTCTTCTTCGACCGCCTGCCCGACCAGGTCCGCACCTTCCTCGGCAGCAAGGCCCGCCCCGCGCAGGAGCAGGGGCACGGCTTCTTCCGCGAGCACTTCTCGCCCCAGGCGCTCAAGACCTCGGGCTCGTACGTCGTCGCCGGTTTCACCGGCATCGGCACGGTGTAA
- a CDS encoding LppX_LprAFG lipoprotein produces the protein MNLKASRAAVALLAAGALVLTGCADKKSDDGATTAATAAAASGASGSPTAAPSVDASGLPTVQIVQDAALATRETYSEHLTLNVDKAIQGLPVTSVNGDIISFKDTKRVAAQGDANVRVQDNYVQTKFVVIDGVMYANLGGAKYQPMGKTGEKGVYDPAIILDLDKGLAKILDSVQNPKVDGKDTANGLKTVKVTGTVATQVLDPLLPQITDIATRGNAGTTLPITLWIVFDPSADPQPKPNVTRMEVKLKESPITLNLTEFGKDVKITKPAT, from the coding sequence ATGAACCTCAAGGCATCGCGGGCGGCTGTCGCGCTGCTCGCCGCCGGCGCGCTGGTGCTCACCGGTTGCGCGGACAAGAAGTCCGACGACGGCGCCACCACCGCGGCGACCGCGGCCGCCGCGAGCGGCGCATCGGGCTCGCCGACCGCCGCACCGTCGGTCGACGCCAGCGGCCTGCCCACCGTCCAGATCGTGCAGGACGCCGCGCTGGCGACCCGGGAGACCTACTCCGAGCACCTGACGCTGAACGTCGACAAGGCGATCCAGGGACTGCCCGTGACCAGCGTGAACGGTGACATCATCTCGTTCAAGGACACCAAGCGCGTCGCCGCGCAGGGCGACGCCAACGTGCGCGTCCAGGACAACTACGTGCAGACGAAGTTCGTCGTGATCGACGGCGTGATGTACGCCAACCTCGGCGGCGCCAAGTACCAGCCGATGGGCAAGACCGGCGAGAAGGGCGTCTACGACCCGGCGATCATTCTGGACCTCGACAAGGGGCTCGCGAAGATCCTCGACTCGGTGCAGAACCCCAAGGTCGACGGGAAGGACACCGCCAACGGACTCAAGACCGTGAAGGTGACCGGTACCGTCGCCACCCAGGTCCTGGATCCGCTGCTGCCGCAGATCACCGACATCGCGACGCGCGGCAACGCGGGTACCACGCTGCCCATCACGCTGTGGATCGTCTTCGACCCGTCGGCCGACCCGCAGCCGAAGCCGAACGTGACCCGGATGGAGGTCAAGCTGAAGGAATCGCCCATCACGCTGAACCTCACCGAGTTCGGCAAGGACGTGAAGATCACCAAGCCCGCGACGTAG
- a CDS encoding FecCD family ABC transporter permease: protein MWLGVLLGTVRIPWRESTGYVWAFLTGGVIDADHATHYRIVADSRIPRVLSAAIVGAGLSAIGVAVQAMVRNALADPYVLGISSGASVGATTVALFGVFGTLGLYALPAAAFLGALGATAMVYLIAYRGGGLTPLRLVLTGTALAYGFSAVTTVLVFLAPRGDAARTVMFWLFGSLSPATWRTTVLLAVTVAIGLVVLRYGARRLNALALGDEVAISVGLSASGYRSALFVLTAAMTGIIVSVCGAIGFVGLVVPHVARLLVGADHRRVLVIAPALGAVFLVLADIAARTVAPPQELPLGAITAAVGVPLFVVLMRRRSVGSA from the coding sequence ATGTGGCTGGGCGTGCTGCTCGGCACCGTCCGCATCCCCTGGCGGGAGTCGACCGGGTACGTCTGGGCGTTCCTCACCGGCGGCGTCATCGACGCCGACCACGCGACGCACTACCGGATCGTCGCGGACTCGCGGATCCCCCGGGTACTCAGCGCGGCGATCGTGGGCGCCGGTCTCAGCGCGATCGGCGTCGCCGTGCAGGCGATGGTGCGCAACGCCCTCGCGGATCCGTACGTGCTCGGCATCTCGTCGGGCGCCTCGGTCGGCGCGACGACGGTCGCGCTGTTCGGCGTCTTCGGCACGCTCGGGTTGTACGCGTTGCCGGCCGCGGCGTTCCTGGGGGCGCTCGGAGCGACGGCGATGGTGTACCTGATCGCGTACCGGGGCGGCGGGCTCACGCCGCTGCGCCTCGTCCTCACCGGCACCGCGCTGGCCTACGGGTTCTCGGCGGTGACCACCGTCCTCGTCTTCCTCGCCCCGCGCGGCGACGCCGCCCGCACCGTCATGTTCTGGCTGTTCGGCAGTCTGTCCCCCGCCACTTGGCGCACCACAGTGCTGCTCGCGGTCACGGTCGCGATCGGTCTCGTGGTCCTCCGGTACGGCGCGCGCCGCCTCAATGCGCTGGCGCTGGGCGACGAGGTGGCGATCTCGGTCGGGCTCTCGGCGTCCGGCTACCGCTCGGCACTGTTCGTACTCACCGCGGCCATGACCGGGATCATCGTCTCGGTGTGCGGCGCCATCGGTTTCGTCGGGCTGGTCGTGCCGCACGTCGCCCGGCTGCTGGTGGGCGCGGACCATCGCCGCGTCCTGGTGATCGCGCCCGCGCTCGGCGCGGTCTTCCTGGTCCTCGCGGACATCGCCGCCCGCACCGTCGCCCCGCCGCAGGAACTGCCGCTCGGCGCGATCACCGCGGCGGTGGGCGTGCCCCTGTTCGTCGTGCTCATGCGACGCAGGTCCGTGGGGAGCGCGTGA
- a CDS encoding hemolysin family protein encodes MSDLLGVALTVLLLAANAFFVAAEFALIAARRDRLEALVEQGRSTAKAVIKASENLSLMLAGCQLGITICSILLGKVGEPAIAHLLEKPLGWANVPDALLHPISFTVSLGLVVVLHILLGEMVPKNIALAGPEAAAMLLVPPHVAFVRLMRPLIAVYNWLAMLVLRAGGVEPRDELDGTVSAGELSVLIAESHDEGLIDAEERVRLTRALQTSRRTVADVAIPLAKIRGLQAVQGTNGVWGPTLGDIESAVAETGYSRYPVRSSSGAFTGYLHVKDVLPDIMDAAVGPESVIGASRVRPLPVVDGSLSLDQAAGDLRRLGGHLAAVADDHGRTIGIVALEDVVEEFVGTVRDGTHRV; translated from the coding sequence ATGAGTGACCTCCTGGGCGTCGCCCTCACCGTGCTGCTGCTGGCCGCGAACGCCTTCTTCGTCGCCGCCGAGTTCGCGCTCATCGCCGCGCGCCGGGACCGGCTCGAGGCCCTCGTCGAGCAGGGACGCTCCACCGCGAAGGCGGTGATCAAGGCGTCGGAGAACCTGTCGCTCATGCTGGCGGGCTGCCAGTTGGGCATCACGATCTGCTCGATCCTGCTCGGCAAGGTCGGCGAGCCGGCGATCGCGCACCTGCTGGAGAAACCGCTGGGCTGGGCGAACGTGCCCGACGCGCTGCTGCATCCCATCTCGTTCACGGTGTCCCTGGGCCTGGTGGTGGTGCTACACATCCTGCTCGGCGAGATGGTGCCCAAGAACATCGCGCTGGCCGGGCCGGAGGCGGCCGCCATGCTGCTGGTGCCTCCGCACGTCGCCTTCGTCCGGCTGATGCGCCCCCTCATCGCGGTCTACAACTGGCTGGCGATGCTGGTGCTCCGTGCCGGCGGCGTCGAGCCGCGCGACGAGCTCGACGGCACCGTCTCGGCCGGTGAGCTGAGTGTGCTCATCGCCGAGTCGCACGACGAGGGCCTGATCGACGCCGAGGAGCGCGTGCGGCTGACCCGCGCCCTGCAGACCTCGCGCCGGACGGTCGCCGACGTGGCGATCCCCCTCGCGAAGATCCGCGGGCTGCAGGCGGTGCAGGGCACCAACGGCGTGTGGGGCCCGACGCTCGGCGACATCGAGTCGGCCGTCGCCGAGACCGGGTACTCCCGCTACCCCGTGCGCAGCAGCTCCGGCGCGTTCACCGGATACCTGCACGTCAAGGACGTGCTTCCGGACATCATGGACGCCGCGGTGGGCCCCGAATCCGTGATCGGCGCGAGCCGGGTCCGGCCGCTCCCCGTGGTCGACGGGAGCCTGTCCCTCGACCAGGCGGCGGGCGATCTGCGCCGGCTCGGCGGGCACCTCGCCGCCGTCGCCGACGACCACGGCCGGACCATCGGCATCGTGGCGCTCGAGGACGTGGTGGAGGAGTTCGTCGGCACGGTCCGCGACGGGACGCACCGGGTGTGA
- a CDS encoding ATP-binding cassette domain-containing protein gives MKLLKFLFSISPAAIAAAVVAGLLAGGANAYLLTLINGLVAPGPMPTVTVTQFVLTAVVVVVAGVASQLILLHLAQAAVYRLRARLSQRVLAAPLEHIERLGDHRLLATLTEDVRSLSMAVSGIPGLCIDLATIIGALTYLATVSGTLFAVSVAGTLIGIACVETVLRRVRETYRRARELDDALIGSFQEVTHGIKELKLHRARRADFLDRKLLGTAEDLRRKHVAAGTRFAGGQALGQVLQLGTMVLILFVLARALELPRETMIGYVLVTTFLSMPMQSLMHRIPDLLRGDVALAKIRGLDLSLETPRDESVLPYDGRPVGDGTVELRGVGYEYLPEPPPGGPGHRPPGPGGLGGPPPHPPQGPPPGAPHGFRLGPVDLTLRPGEVTFVVGGNGSGKSTLAKLICGLYAPRIGEIRAGGEPIGPHNTEWFRQHTTAVFSDFHLFDDYLGLAADDLDDRVRGLLHDLELAHAVTVEDGKLSTLALSTGQRKRLALLTALLEDRPVYLFDEWAADQDPRFRAIFYDRIVADLKARGKAVVVITHDDRYFDRADQLVKLDFGQVVPASAAITRGVT, from the coding sequence ATGAAGCTCCTGAAGTTCCTGTTCTCGATCTCCCCGGCGGCGATCGCCGCCGCCGTGGTCGCGGGCCTGCTCGCGGGCGGCGCGAACGCGTACCTCCTCACGCTCATCAACGGCCTGGTCGCACCGGGCCCGATGCCGACGGTCACGGTCACCCAGTTCGTCCTGACCGCCGTCGTCGTGGTGGTCGCGGGCGTCGCCTCGCAGCTGATCCTGCTGCACCTCGCGCAGGCGGCGGTCTACCGGCTCCGGGCGCGCCTGTCGCAGCGCGTGCTGGCGGCACCCCTGGAGCACATCGAGCGGCTCGGCGATCACCGCCTACTCGCGACCCTCACGGAGGACGTCCGGTCGCTCTCGATGGCGGTCTCGGGCATCCCCGGGCTGTGCATCGACCTGGCGACGATCATCGGCGCGCTGACCTATCTCGCGACCGTCTCGGGCACGCTGTTCGCGGTGTCCGTGGCGGGCACGCTCATCGGCATCGCCTGCGTGGAGACGGTGCTCCGCCGCGTCCGCGAGACCTACCGCCGGGCCCGCGAGCTCGACGACGCCCTCATCGGCTCGTTCCAAGAGGTCACGCACGGCATCAAGGAGCTCAAGCTGCATCGTGCGCGCCGGGCCGACTTCCTGGACCGCAAGCTCCTGGGCACCGCCGAGGACCTGCGCCGCAAGCACGTCGCCGCGGGCACCCGGTTCGCCGGCGGGCAGGCGCTGGGCCAGGTGTTGCAGCTCGGGACGATGGTCCTGATCCTGTTCGTCCTCGCCCGCGCGCTGGAACTGCCGCGGGAGACGATGATCGGCTACGTGCTGGTCACGACGTTCCTGTCGATGCCCATGCAGAGCCTCATGCATCGCATCCCCGACCTGTTGCGCGGCGATGTCGCGCTGGCGAAGATCCGCGGCCTCGACCTGTCGCTGGAGACCCCGCGCGACGAGTCGGTGCTCCCCTACGACGGGCGGCCCGTCGGCGACGGCACCGTCGAACTGCGGGGCGTCGGCTACGAGTACCTCCCCGAGCCCCCACCCGGCGGGCCCGGTCACCGGCCGCCCGGCCCCGGGGGGCTCGGAGGCCCGCCGCCGCACCCTCCTCAGGGACCACCGCCCGGCGCCCCGCACGGCTTCCGCCTCGGCCCCGTCGACCTGACGCTGCGGCCCGGCGAGGTGACCTTCGTCGTCGGCGGCAACGGCAGCGGCAAGTCGACGCTGGCGAAGCTGATCTGCGGGCTGTACGCACCGCGGATCGGTGAGATCCGCGCGGGCGGCGAGCCGATCGGCCCGCACAACACCGAGTGGTTCCGGCAGCACACCACGGCGGTGTTCTCCGACTTCCACCTGTTCGACGACTACCTGGGGCTCGCCGCCGACGATCTCGACGACCGCGTCCGCGGGTTGCTGCACGACCTGGAGCTGGCGCACGCGGTCACGGTCGAGGACGGGAAGCTCTCGACGCTCGCGCTGTCGACGGGGCAGCGCAAGCGGCTCGCACTGTTGACCGCGCTGCTCGAGGACCGGCCCGTGTACCTGTTCGACGAGTGGGCCGCCGATCAGGACCCGCGGTTCCGCGCGATCTTCTACGACCGGATCGTCGCCGACCTCAAGGCGCGCGGGAAGGCCGTGGTCGTGATCACACACGACGACCGGTACTTCGACCGCGCCGACCAGCTGGTCAAACTGGACTTCGGCCAGGTGGTCCCGGCGTCGGCGGCGATCACGCGCGGAGTAACCTGA
- a CDS encoding ABC transporter substrate-binding protein → MRRLPLVLLTGVLVAGCGATVEDASPSRTAGAPATVTNCGAPLTVPRAPDRIVVNDTGTAEILFALGLTDRIAGYTTYDGKHVDYATSPWKADFDRAPNLGTAFTRETIQAARPDFVFAGWNYGFKETTGVTPEWIREIGAVPYQLTEACRQAGSTRRGVMPPLDAIFTDLTNLGTLFGVRERADRLVAAYRARIEAVRTGAPSGRRARVLLFDSASPDPFTSGRTGTPQAIIENAGGENVFADLDDSWTTASWEAAAQRDPEVIAIVDYGVGAANTPDAKIAQVRSQPLMANTTAVREGNFVVIPYAGWVEGPRTPGSVETLGSYLRSKGR, encoded by the coding sequence ATGAGACGACTCCCCCTGGTGTTGCTGACGGGCGTCCTGGTCGCCGGGTGCGGCGCGACCGTCGAGGACGCATCGCCGTCCCGCACCGCGGGCGCACCCGCCACCGTCACCAACTGCGGCGCGCCGCTCACCGTCCCGAGGGCGCCGGACCGCATCGTGGTCAACGACACCGGCACCGCGGAGATCCTGTTCGCACTGGGCCTCACCGACCGGATCGCGGGATACACCACCTACGACGGCAAGCACGTCGACTACGCGACCTCGCCCTGGAAGGCGGACTTCGACCGCGCCCCGAATCTGGGGACCGCCTTCACCCGGGAGACGATCCAGGCCGCCCGGCCCGACTTCGTCTTCGCGGGCTGGAACTACGGCTTCAAGGAGACCACCGGCGTCACGCCCGAGTGGATCCGGGAGATCGGCGCCGTGCCCTACCAGCTCACCGAGGCGTGCCGGCAGGCCGGGAGCACCCGGCGCGGCGTGATGCCGCCGCTCGACGCCATCTTCACCGACCTGACGAATCTCGGCACCCTGTTCGGGGTCCGCGAGCGCGCCGACCGGCTCGTCGCCGCGTATCGCGCCCGCATCGAGGCGGTGCGGACCGGTGCGCCGTCGGGGCGCAGGGCGCGGGTCCTCCTGTTCGACAGCGCCTCTCCCGACCCGTTCACCTCGGGCCGCACCGGCACCCCGCAGGCGATCATCGAGAACGCGGGCGGGGAGAACGTCTTCGCCGACCTCGACGACTCGTGGACCACCGCGTCCTGGGAGGCCGCGGCGCAGCGGGATCCGGAGGTGATCGCGATCGTCGACTACGGCGTCGGCGCGGCGAACACCCCGGACGCGAAGATCGCACAGGTGCGCTCGCAGCCCCTCATGGCGAACACCACCGCCGTTCGCGAGGGGAACTTCGTGGTGATCCCGTACGCGGGCTGGGTCGAGGGCCCGCGCACCCCGGGCAGCGTGGAAACCCTCGGCTCCTACCTCCGCTCGAAGGGCCGCTGA